One region of Bradyrhizobium betae genomic DNA includes:
- the zapE gene encoding cell division protein ZapE has protein sequence MLSTQNSSFSEAYQSQIASGAIEADAAQAEVAEAYTALDLRLANYSPKRKQGLFARLFSSDKDEAPHGLYIHGEVGRGKTMLMDLFFQHSTVEHKRRAHFHEFMADVHERIYDYRQGIARGEIADGDVIGLTANAIFEESWLLCFDEFHVTDIADAMILGRLFAQLFELGTVVVATSNVAPDDLYKGGLNRSLFLPFIKQITDHMDVARLDARTDFRLEKLQGVPMWLTPADSDADAALDRAWSRMSGGARCKSRDILIKGRILHVPCSAHGVARFSFADLCEKPLGASDYLRLAHDYHTILVDHIPVMDLSQRNSAKRFITLIDALYDNAVKLMASADANPISLYLANDGNEANEFKRTASRLIEMSSESYLALAHGRKDSTASGSTKGLVET, from the coding sequence ATGCTCTCCACCCAAAATTCCTCATTCAGCGAAGCCTATCAGTCCCAGATCGCGTCCGGCGCGATCGAGGCCGATGCCGCGCAGGCAGAAGTCGCCGAGGCCTATACGGCGCTGGACCTGCGGCTTGCTAACTACAGCCCGAAGCGCAAGCAGGGCCTGTTCGCCCGTCTGTTCAGCAGCGACAAGGACGAGGCGCCGCACGGGCTCTACATCCATGGCGAGGTCGGCCGCGGCAAGACCATGCTGATGGATCTGTTCTTCCAGCACTCGACCGTCGAGCACAAGCGCCGCGCGCATTTCCACGAGTTCATGGCCGACGTGCACGAGCGCATCTACGACTATCGCCAAGGCATCGCGCGCGGCGAGATCGCCGATGGCGACGTCATCGGGCTGACCGCGAACGCGATCTTCGAGGAGAGCTGGCTGCTCTGCTTCGACGAATTCCACGTCACCGACATCGCCGACGCGATGATCCTGGGACGCCTGTTCGCCCAATTGTTCGAGCTCGGCACGGTGGTGGTCGCGACCTCCAACGTCGCACCCGACGATCTCTACAAGGGCGGCTTGAACCGTTCGCTGTTCCTGCCCTTCATCAAGCAGATCACCGACCACATGGACGTGGCGCGGCTCGATGCACGCACCGACTTCCGGCTGGAGAAGCTTCAGGGCGTGCCGATGTGGCTGACGCCGGCCGACAGCGATGCGGACGCCGCGCTCGACCGCGCCTGGTCGAGGATGTCGGGCGGCGCCAGATGCAAGTCGCGCGATATTCTGATCAAGGGCCGCATCCTGCACGTGCCGTGCTCGGCCCATGGCGTGGCGCGGTTCTCGTTCGCCGATCTCTGCGAGAAGCCGCTCGGCGCATCCGATTACCTCAGGCTGGCGCACGACTACCACACCATCCTGGTCGACCATATTCCAGTGATGGACCTCTCCCAGCGCAATTCCGCCAAGCGCTTCATCACGCTGATCGACGCGCTCTATGACAATGCCGTGAAGCTGATGGCCTCGGCCGACGCCAACCCGATCTCGCTGTACCTCGCCAACGATGGCAACGAGGCCAACGAGTTCAAGCGGACGGCCTCGCGCCTGATCGAAATGAGCTCGGAATCCTATCTGGCGCTGGCGCACGGCCGCAAGGATTCCACCGCCTCGGGCTCGACCAAGGGCCTGGTGGAGACTTAA